In Cytobacillus oceanisediminis, the following proteins share a genomic window:
- a CDS encoding siderophore ABC transporter substrate-binding protein yields MKKIFFALLAAMVLLLAACGSNEEASKEESADKAAAEETSAAGTEGSSAYPMTVSPTVASTEGSEGGTTNFEDVEFEKMPEKIAVFDYGFLDTLDALGVEGIVGVAKDSTLPAHLEKYASDEYKSVGGLKEPLLEDIAEMDPDVIFISGRQSAFYEELKEIAPVVFVGTSEDDYWNTFQSSVDLAAKMFGKEAEAEEYTAKYDSALEEIKALAGNYKTSLVTMYNEGKLSGFATNSRFGYIYDIYGFKPVTEDIESSSHGSNFGFEAILEFNPQVLFVIDRTAAVGGDSNIEADMENDIVKKTDAYQNKKIVYLDGPLWYLSGGGLQSELAKIEEVLAELK; encoded by the coding sequence ATGAAAAAAATATTTTTTGCGTTGTTAGCAGCTATGGTATTATTGCTTGCCGCATGTGGTTCTAACGAAGAAGCTTCAAAAGAAGAATCAGCTGATAAAGCTGCAGCTGAAGAAACAAGTGCAGCTGGAACAGAAGGAAGCTCTGCTTATCCAATGACGGTATCTCCGACAGTTGCTTCAACAGAAGGCAGTGAGGGTGGTACAACTAATTTTGAAGATGTAGAATTTGAAAAGATGCCAGAAAAAATTGCCGTATTCGATTATGGTTTCTTAGATACATTAGATGCTCTAGGTGTTGAAGGAATTGTTGGGGTTGCAAAAGATTCTACCCTGCCTGCTCACCTTGAAAAATACGCTTCTGATGAGTATAAAAGCGTTGGTGGATTAAAGGAACCTTTACTTGAAGATATCGCTGAAATGGATCCGGATGTAATCTTTATCTCTGGGCGTCAGTCAGCATTCTATGAAGAATTAAAAGAAATTGCTCCTGTCGTGTTTGTTGGTACTTCTGAGGATGACTACTGGAACACATTCCAATCTTCTGTAGATCTAGCGGCGAAAATGTTTGGTAAAGAAGCAGAAGCTGAAGAATACACGGCAAAATATGATTCAGCTTTAGAAGAAATCAAAGCTTTAGCTGGAAACTACAAAACCTCTTTAGTTACAATGTACAATGAAGGTAAATTATCAGGTTTTGCAACAAATTCCCGTTTCGGCTACATTTATGACATTTATGGATTCAAGCCGGTAACAGAAGATATCGAGTCTTCTTCTCACGGTTCTAACTTCGGTTTTGAAGCCATCCTGGAATTTAACCCACAAGTGCTATTTGTAATTGACCGTACAGCTGCTGTTGGCGGCGACTCTAATATTGAAGCGGATATGGAAAATGATATCGTTAAGAAAACAGATGCTTATCAAAATAAAAAAATCGTTTACTTGGATGGACCACTTTGGTACCTGAGCGGCGGCGGTTTACAATCGGAGCTTGCTAAGATTGAAGAAGTTTTAGCTGAGTTGAAATAA
- a CDS encoding O-methyltransferase has product MKQINRYIDSVFYSQDDILEEVLISIKENGMRSISVSPSTGKLLTLLVSMSGAKNVLEIGALGGYSGICLARGFDRAGKLTSLELVESYAKLANSNLAKTGFGDQVSYLIGPALQSLEQLVSDNRQFDFFFIDADKENYENYLNYCIRLAENGALIVCDNVLARGSVADESAEPERHTEFMRKFNETVASHPQLESVLIPIGDGLTVSKVKK; this is encoded by the coding sequence ATGAAACAGATTAACAGATATATCGATTCAGTTTTTTATAGCCAAGATGATATTCTAGAGGAAGTTCTTATTTCCATAAAAGAGAATGGCATGCGATCCATCTCAGTATCTCCTTCTACTGGTAAGCTTCTTACGCTGCTAGTATCTATGTCTGGAGCAAAAAATGTCCTTGAGATCGGGGCGCTTGGAGGATATAGCGGGATTTGTTTAGCCAGGGGATTCGATAGGGCAGGGAAATTAACTTCCCTGGAACTAGTAGAGAGTTACGCAAAATTAGCAAACAGTAATCTGGCTAAAACCGGGTTTGGAGATCAAGTATCCTATTTGATTGGACCAGCTTTGCAAAGCCTCGAACAGCTTGTTAGCGATAATAGACAATTTGATTTTTTCTTTATCGATGCAGATAAAGAAAATTACGAAAACTATCTGAACTATTGCATCAGACTAGCGGAAAATGGTGCTTTAATTGTTTGTGATAATGTACTGGCCAGAGGCAGTGTAGCAGACGAGAGTGCTGAACCTGAACGTCATACTGAATTCATGAGGAAATTTAATGAAACAGTTGCCAGCCATCCTCAATTGGAATCTGTGCTTATTCCTATTGGTGATGGGCTGACTGTTTCAAAAGTAAAAAAATAA
- a CDS encoding TetR/AcrR family transcriptional regulator, with amino-acid sequence MSKKQLIMESALELFAKQGFEATSVQQITEHSGISKGAFYLSFKSKDELIMALIDHFMEQFVSDIDYIVKDPSNSGEELLVKFFYTTFYSFQKHSDFAKIFIKEQAHTFNEELISKGRHFDQLIDDITLSMLDQLYGETVQHTKYDLIYCIKGFMHVYSHLFLFFNVPLDLDLLCRSLAEKTELLAKHSTIPFITDGLYEMFRKTGHEEMTHGQIIEIMEQKIEELEDSIEKESLILLKQDLQERSLNPAIVKGLITNIRNNPHCRWIAYLLLNYYDA; translated from the coding sequence ATGAGCAAAAAGCAATTAATTATGGAAAGCGCTTTAGAACTCTTTGCGAAGCAAGGATTTGAAGCTACCTCTGTACAGCAGATCACAGAGCACTCCGGTATATCCAAAGGAGCTTTCTACTTATCATTCAAATCAAAAGATGAATTGATCATGGCTTTGATTGATCATTTTATGGAGCAGTTCGTTTCAGATATTGACTACATAGTCAAGGACCCGAGTAACAGTGGTGAAGAGCTTTTAGTGAAGTTTTTTTACACAACGTTCTACTCCTTTCAAAAGCATTCAGACTTCGCCAAGATTTTCATTAAAGAACAGGCGCATACATTCAACGAAGAACTGATATCAAAAGGGCGTCACTTTGACCAATTAATCGATGATATCACCCTATCCATGCTTGATCAGTTATATGGAGAGACTGTCCAGCATACAAAATACGATTTAATCTATTGCATCAAAGGCTTTATGCATGTATACTCTCATTTATTTTTATTTTTCAATGTTCCTTTGGATCTGGACCTTCTGTGCCGATCACTTGCGGAGAAGACAGAACTTCTTGCAAAGCATTCGACTATCCCGTTTATAACCGACGGGCTTTACGAGATGTTCAGGAAGACGGGGCATGAAGAGATGACTCACGGGCAAATAATTGAAATTATGGAGCAAAAAATAGAGGAATTAGAAGACTCCATTGAAAAAGAATCCCTCATCCTGCTAAAGCAGGATTTACAGGAGCGCAGCTTGAATCCTGCTATCGTAAAAGGGCTGATTACAAATATCAGAAACAACCCTCATTGCAGATGGATTGCTTATCTGCTTTTAAATTACTATGATGCATAG